A single window of Shewanella sp. Choline-02u-19 DNA harbors:
- a CDS encoding BolA family protein — translation MECKDIEAILLEALSLEEVKVTQEGTHYKIVAVGDCFDGMGRVKQQQTIYGPLMAHITSGELHAITINAFTPTQWKREKVFNM, via the coding sequence ATGGAATGTAAAGATATAGAAGCGATCCTGTTAGAAGCATTATCCTTAGAAGAAGTAAAAGTGACTCAAGAAGGGACTCATTACAAGATTGTCGCCGTCGGTGACTGTTTTGACGGGATGGGGCGCGTTAAGCAGCAACAGACAATTTATGGTCCATTAATGGCTCACATTACTAGCGGTGAGTTACACGCTATTACGATTAATGCATTCACGCCAACACAATGGAAGCGTGAAAAAGTCTTTAATATGTAA
- a CDS encoding Ig-like domain-containing protein has translation MNAQIPCKKLLLASMITMLVACGSDNDDTTPPVENTPPVAVADAANVLASAVVTIDVLANDTDADGDSLTIVSVDSGSAVIKDGKVDFTAGSDAGEVKFNYTITDGTDEASAVVTVTVEALPEPEVLAYVGSASCASCHSGKHESFVKTGHNFKIMKNPGNDAPVFPYTPAATIIGAIDLLVDSIPNNDLGAPTSYDEVSYTVGGYGWKMRWLDKDGYIVTGKDVQYNIRNSAGELNIPDNHPGDADVMGNYKDTQFNVQYSCGNCHTTGWKRTTDVAGGDTRSPLRQDDLPGMNGTFAEQGVQCESCHGAGSFHVKSPSKDNITKIAVARITDDFLAEDMAYGKAVTCAECHTRDGEKDYPTFVSHYNDAFPEGSKVGGRIISKGGLSKHHQTADEMLGVVPEDHGTYKAGDEIGPKSGMACTTCHDSHKSTLNADSADGLHTGAVKECTSCHTGDYKKEFTVGLHEFAAECTDCHMPKLAKSAVTHLAKDGTTLYGDVKSHLFTIDLDPAAKQFTELGDFQMPWATAQYSCGECHADVASYVEKLPGGKMHK, from the coding sequence ATGAACGCACAAATCCCATGTAAAAAGCTACTACTCGCGAGCATGATAACCATGTTGGTTGCATGTGGTAGTGATAATGATGATACCACCCCACCTGTAGAGAATACTCCACCTGTTGCCGTCGCTGATGCCGCAAATGTCCTTGCATCAGCAGTCGTGACCATCGATGTATTGGCAAACGATACCGATGCTGATGGCGATTCGCTAACTATTGTTTCTGTTGATTCAGGTAGTGCCGTTATTAAAGATGGCAAAGTTGACTTTACCGCAGGCAGCGATGCCGGTGAGGTGAAGTTTAACTACACCATCACTGACGGTACTGATGAAGCGTCTGCTGTTGTTACCGTTACTGTTGAAGCACTGCCAGAGCCAGAAGTATTAGCTTATGTTGGTTCGGCATCTTGTGCTAGTTGCCACAGTGGCAAACATGAATCTTTTGTTAAGACTGGTCATAACTTTAAGATCATGAAAAACCCTGGAAATGATGCTCCTGTATTCCCATATACCCCAGCAGCAACCATTATTGGCGCTATCGATCTATTGGTCGATTCAATACCCAATAATGATTTAGGTGCACCAACGAGTTACGATGAGGTCTCATATACAGTCGGTGGTTACGGTTGGAAAATGCGCTGGTTAGACAAAGATGGCTACATCGTTACCGGTAAAGATGTGCAATACAACATTCGAAACTCTGCCGGAGAATTGAATATTCCTGATAATCATCCAGGCGATGCGGATGTTATGGGCAATTACAAGGATACCCAGTTCAATGTTCAATATAGCTGTGGTAACTGTCATACAACGGGTTGGAAGCGCACGACTGATGTAGCTGGTGGCGATACTCGCAGCCCATTACGCCAAGATGACTTACCGGGCATGAATGGTACTTTTGCTGAGCAAGGTGTGCAGTGTGAGTCTTGTCACGGTGCGGGTAGTTTCCATGTTAAGTCTCCTTCAAAAGACAATATCACTAAGATTGCGGTCGCACGTATTACCGATGATTTCTTAGCTGAAGATATGGCTTACGGTAAGGCTGTTACTTGTGCCGAATGTCATACACGTGATGGTGAGAAAGACTACCCAACATTTGTTAGCCATTATAACGACGCTTTCCCTGAAGGCAGCAAAGTCGGTGGCCGCATCATCTCTAAAGGCGGCTTATCAAAGCATCACCAAACTGCCGATGAAATGTTAGGTGTCGTTCCTGAAGATCACGGCACTTATAAAGCGGGTGACGAAATTGGTCCTAAGAGTGGTATGGCGTGTACTACTTGTCATGACTCTCACAAGTCTACCTTGAATGCAGATAGTGCTGATGGGCTGCACACTGGCGCAGTGAAAGAGTGTACTTCTTGCCATACAGGTGACTACAAGAAAGAGTTCACCGTTGGACTACATGAGTTTGCTGCAGAGTGTACAGATTGCCATATGCCGAAACTGGCTAAGAGTGCTGTTACTCATTTAGCTAAAGACGGTACAACATTATACGGTGATGTGAAGTCTCACTTATTCACTATCGACCTCGACCCAGCAGCAAAGCAGTTCACTGAACTTGGTGACTTTCAAATGCCTTGGGCAACCGCGCAGTACTCATGTGGTGAGTGTCATGCTGATGTAGCTAGTTATGTTGAAAAGTTACCTGGTGGAAAAATGCATAAGTAG
- the murA gene encoding UDP-N-acetylglucosamine 1-carboxyvinyltransferase: MDKLKIEASNALAGEVVISGAKNAALPILMAGVLAETDFNVSNVPSLRDVNTSCELLRCLGAEVTRSGDDKVCISTTNLNEFCAPYELVKTMRASILILGPLLARYGKADVSLPGGCAIGARPVNLHLQGLEQMGAKIEVKEGYIKARVDGRLKGAHIFMDMISVGATENLLMAAALADGETVIENAAREPEIVDLANCLMAMGANIEGAGTDTIRIQGVESLQGCDYRVMPDRIETGSFLVAAAVTRGKIRCTKADPKSLEAVLAKLEDAGAKITTGDDWIELDMQGQRPKAVNIKTVAYPGFPTDMQAQFCVLNALAEGTATITETIFENRFMHVPELSRMGATMELEGNTCIIHGIEKLNGAQVMATDLRASASLVIAGLVAEGTTIVDRIYHLDRGYEHIEQKFKGLGGHVERVKS, encoded by the coding sequence GTGGATAAATTAAAAATTGAAGCGAGCAATGCGCTTGCGGGTGAAGTTGTCATTTCAGGCGCCAAAAACGCGGCTCTGCCAATTCTAATGGCGGGTGTGTTAGCTGAGACAGACTTTAATGTATCTAATGTTCCTAGTCTTAGGGATGTTAATACCAGTTGTGAATTATTACGCTGCTTGGGTGCCGAAGTCACTCGCTCAGGCGATGATAAAGTGTGTATCTCAACCACCAATCTTAATGAGTTTTGCGCCCCTTATGAATTAGTTAAAACGATGCGTGCATCGATATTGATTCTAGGCCCTTTACTTGCTCGATACGGTAAGGCTGATGTGTCTCTGCCCGGTGGTTGTGCTATTGGTGCCCGCCCGGTGAATTTGCATCTGCAAGGCTTAGAGCAAATGGGTGCCAAGATTGAAGTCAAAGAGGGCTATATCAAAGCTCGTGTTGACGGTCGTCTTAAAGGCGCCCATATCTTTATGGATATGATCAGCGTCGGCGCAACCGAGAACTTATTAATGGCTGCTGCATTAGCTGATGGCGAAACTGTTATCGAAAATGCAGCACGTGAGCCTGAAATTGTAGATTTAGCCAATTGCTTGATGGCAATGGGGGCAAACATCGAAGGCGCTGGTACCGATACCATTCGCATTCAAGGTGTTGAGTCGCTCCAAGGTTGTGATTATCGCGTGATGCCGGACCGCATCGAAACCGGTAGCTTTCTTGTGGCCGCAGCGGTGACTCGCGGAAAGATTCGTTGCACTAAAGCGGACCCTAAATCGCTTGAAGCGGTACTGGCTAAGCTTGAAGATGCAGGCGCAAAGATCACTACCGGTGATGACTGGATTGAACTTGATATGCAAGGGCAGCGCCCTAAAGCAGTCAATATTAAGACGGTGGCTTACCCTGGCTTTCCAACTGACATGCAAGCACAATTTTGTGTGCTTAATGCATTAGCAGAAGGTACCGCAACCATCACTGAAACCATTTTTGAGAACCGCTTTATGCATGTTCCAGAGCTGAGCCGTATGGGCGCAACAATGGAGCTAGAGGGTAATACCTGTATTATCCACGGCATTGAAAAGCTAAATGGTGCACAAGTGATGGCAACCGATCTACGGGCATCAGCCAGTTTAGTGATTGCAGGGCTTGTTGCTGAAGGAACAACGATTGTTGACCGTATCTACCATTTAGATCGCGGTTACGAGCATATTGAACAAAAGTTCAAAGGGCTTGGTGGACACGTTGAACGGGTAAAATCATAA
- a CDS encoding sensor histidine kinase, which produces MPIFVTFNIYLFYGLVFFSIGCAVVFRNFRYSQLKVAPTLWALAIFGFSHAFHEWSELYIIIFSHDIGQQYQLLIQWLSLAKLLLSYIALMVFAWQILSITTKRVAMVGHGIILSILISYLWLIIPDLHDLAANNTGFAEASQYTRILIGFGSASLAGIGMAVYGNSLRQEKHHYGLYFVISGVGLLIYGVLSGLVPTDSHHSVPVLRTLAGGLILVALFKALKVFDLEREQVTAAKLKRALEADKYKAIGRLAMGVAHEINNPLASSTLALDLWQRKNPEHFSSEGDYLNRARLGIERASSISKELLSYARPASGIRGDVAIEDILNSAVKLLAHRCKHHEIQLNCAAHIFLYCEKIKLEELIINLLCNALDASQLRQRITVDVTEVDTRVIITVKDVGCGMSKEALARATELFYSSKPVGKGTGLGLAICEQITSLHNGKMNIVSELDKGTTVELVFYREHC; this is translated from the coding sequence ATGCCTATTTTTGTCACTTTTAATATCTATCTATTCTACGGCCTAGTTTTTTTCTCTATAGGTTGCGCTGTCGTATTCCGAAATTTTAGATATAGCCAGCTTAAAGTTGCTCCTACCTTGTGGGCGTTGGCCATTTTTGGGTTTTCACACGCCTTCCATGAGTGGTCCGAACTGTATATTATTATTTTTTCGCATGATATTGGGCAGCAGTATCAACTACTGATCCAGTGGCTCAGCCTTGCTAAGCTACTCTTATCCTATATCGCGTTAATGGTGTTTGCTTGGCAAATACTGAGTATTACCACCAAGCGGGTTGCTATGGTTGGGCATGGGATCATTCTGTCGATATTAATTAGCTATCTATGGCTGATTATTCCAGACCTGCATGATCTGGCAGCCAACAACACTGGTTTTGCTGAAGCGAGTCAATATACCCGTATATTAATTGGTTTTGGTAGTGCCTCTTTAGCGGGCATTGGCATGGCCGTTTATGGCAATAGCTTACGTCAAGAGAAGCATCACTATGGATTGTACTTTGTGATCAGTGGGGTTGGCCTACTGATATACGGTGTACTCTCAGGACTCGTACCGACAGATTCTCATCATAGTGTACCTGTGTTGCGAACCCTCGCTGGCGGCTTGATTTTAGTTGCACTGTTTAAGGCGTTAAAAGTCTTTGATTTGGAAAGAGAGCAAGTAACCGCAGCCAAGCTTAAGCGTGCTCTTGAGGCTGATAAATACAAAGCGATAGGTCGATTAGCAATGGGAGTGGCGCACGAGATCAATAATCCATTGGCCTCTTCAACACTCGCGCTAGATCTTTGGCAGCGGAAGAACCCTGAACATTTTAGTTCTGAAGGGGACTACTTGAATCGAGCTAGACTGGGTATTGAGCGTGCTTCATCTATCAGTAAAGAGCTATTGAGCTATGCTCGGCCCGCGTCAGGGATACGCGGCGATGTTGCGATTGAAGATATATTAAATAGCGCTGTAAAGTTGTTGGCTCACCGCTGTAAGCATCATGAGATCCAGTTGAATTGTGCAGCTCATATTTTTCTCTATTGTGAAAAAATTAAATTAGAAGAGTTAATCATCAACTTACTTTGTAACGCGTTAGATGCATCGCAGCTTCGGCAAAGAATAACAGTTGATGTTACCGAGGTAGATACTCGGGTCATTATTACTGTCAAAGATGTCGGCTGTGGTATGAGTAAAGAGGCGTTAGCTCGTGCTACAGAACTGTTTTACTCCAGTAAACCAGTCGGCAAAGGCACTGGGTTAGGGTTGGCTATTTGTGAGCAAATTACATCATTACATAACGGGAAAATGAATATTGTGAGTGAGTTAGATAAAGGTACCACTGTAGAGTTAGTCTTTTATCGGGAGCACTGCTAA
- a CDS encoding response regulator, translating into MISILLAEDDNELRRNMVELLELEGYRVTAVESAEAAIAESELQHFDIALLDLLMSGMTGVEAISNLRHQQPFIAIVIITAYATVDTAVDAMKKGADSVMTKPFKSQELIVTIKRSLAEKEMLKSRSDLDPDLVYSALANPYRRKALIALAAHQALKFMDLCRLVEMDDHTKFNFHLRQLKKAGLVMQNEKKIYILTNTGQFVLQHHNLSED; encoded by the coding sequence ATGATCTCTATTCTACTGGCCGAAGATGATAACGAACTTAGGCGTAACATGGTTGAACTGCTTGAGCTTGAAGGTTACCGGGTAACGGCAGTTGAGAGCGCTGAAGCTGCAATTGCAGAAAGTGAACTACAACACTTTGATATCGCGCTATTAGATCTCTTGATGTCGGGGATGACTGGCGTTGAAGCTATATCGAATTTACGCCATCAGCAGCCTTTTATTGCCATCGTGATTATTACCGCTTATGCAACGGTTGATACTGCAGTTGATGCGATGAAAAAGGGGGCTGATAGTGTGATGACTAAGCCTTTTAAGAGCCAGGAACTCATTGTGACCATTAAGCGTAGCTTAGCGGAAAAAGAGATGCTTAAAAGCCGTTCTGATCTCGACCCTGATCTTGTCTACAGCGCGCTGGCTAACCCATACCGCCGCAAGGCATTAATAGCACTGGCAGCCCATCAAGCCTTGAAATTTATGGATTTGTGTCGTTTGGTCGAAATGGATGACCATACCAAGTTTAACTTCCATCTACGTCAATTAAAAAAGGCTGGCCTTGTTATGCAAAATGAGAAGAAGATCTATATTCTGACAAATACAGGTCAATTTGTTTTACAACATCACAACTTATCTGAAGATTAA
- a CDS encoding ATP-binding cassette domain-containing protein, with translation MTQNHNSLVEIQNMAFSRGSHVIYEDISLSIPKGKVTAIMGPSGIGKTTLLKLIGGQLTPSKGKVLFDGIDVHQCSRSQLFVLRKRMSMLFQSGALFTDMNVFDNVAFALREHSGLPEAIIRRIVLMKLEAVGLRGAAPLMPTELSGGMQRRAALARAIALEPEIILYDEPFAGQDPISMGVLVKLIRELSDALNLTSVVVSHDVQEVLGIADYVYVLADKRIIAHGTPEELRLADNPQLTQFIGGEPDGPVPFHYPAPDYKKELLSGLD, from the coding sequence ATGACTCAAAACCATAACTCATTGGTCGAAATCCAGAATATGGCCTTTAGCCGCGGCTCACATGTCATTTATGAAGACATCAGTCTATCGATCCCTAAAGGCAAGGTTACTGCAATAATGGGACCTAGTGGCATAGGCAAAACCACCTTACTGAAATTAATCGGTGGTCAGCTCACGCCAAGTAAAGGCAAAGTACTTTTTGATGGCATCGATGTGCATCAATGCAGCCGCAGCCAATTATTTGTATTGCGTAAGCGCATGAGTATGCTGTTCCAAAGTGGCGCGCTATTTACGGACATGAATGTGTTCGATAATGTTGCGTTTGCGCTTAGGGAGCACTCTGGTTTACCTGAAGCGATTATTCGCCGCATCGTGTTAATGAAACTCGAAGCGGTTGGACTGCGCGGCGCGGCGCCGTTAATGCCAACCGAGCTTTCAGGAGGAATGCAGCGCAGAGCTGCCTTGGCTCGTGCCATCGCCTTGGAACCGGAAATCATTCTTTATGACGAACCGTTTGCAGGACAAGACCCTATTTCAATGGGGGTTTTGGTTAAATTAATTCGTGAACTGTCCGATGCACTTAACCTGACTTCAGTGGTGGTGTCGCATGATGTGCAAGAGGTGCTAGGCATTGCTGATTATGTCTATGTGCTGGCAGATAAAAGAATTATCGCTCATGGCACCCCCGAAGAACTGCGCTTGGCTGACAATCCGCAGTTAACACAGTTTATTGGCGGAGAACCAGACGGGCCGGTGCCGTTTCATTACCCTGCACCGGACTATAAGAAGGAGCTGCTAAGTGGGCTTGATTAA
- a CDS encoding KpsF/GutQ family sugar-phosphate isomerase, whose amino-acid sequence MVDEQQLRQWGTKVIDIEKKALDNLYQYVDSNEFAQACQLILQCTGKVIVMGMGKSGHIGNKISATLASTGTPAFFVHPGEASHGDLGVLSENDIVLAISNSGESSEILTLMPVIKRMGLPMISLTGKPESNMAKLAHLHLCIEVPEEACPLGLAPTSSTTATLVMGDALAVALLQARGFTKDDFALSHPGGTLGRKLLLKVSDVMHKDNELPLVKHDICITDALYEISKKGLGMTAIVDEKSTLVGIFTDGDLRRVIDAEVNLRTTPIAEVMSKGCVTITDNVLAAEALKVMEEKNINGLIVINSQQQPVGALNMLDMVKAGVI is encoded by the coding sequence ATGGTAGATGAACAGCAGCTACGCCAGTGGGGCACCAAGGTCATTGATATCGAGAAAAAAGCACTCGATAACCTTTACCAATATGTAGACTCAAATGAGTTTGCCCAAGCATGCCAATTAATATTGCAGTGCACCGGCAAAGTTATCGTTATGGGAATGGGCAAATCAGGCCATATAGGTAATAAGATCTCAGCCACATTAGCCAGCACTGGAACGCCTGCATTTTTTGTCCATCCAGGTGAAGCGAGTCACGGTGATTTAGGCGTATTAAGCGAAAACGATATCGTCCTTGCTATCTCTAACTCAGGTGAATCGAGTGAGATTCTGACATTAATGCCAGTAATCAAGCGCATGGGGCTGCCGATGATTTCGTTAACAGGCAAGCCGGAATCCAACATGGCAAAGCTAGCCCATCTGCACCTTTGTATTGAAGTGCCCGAAGAAGCCTGCCCGCTGGGATTAGCGCCAACATCGAGCACGACGGCCACTTTGGTGATGGGCGATGCATTAGCGGTTGCTTTACTGCAAGCTCGCGGGTTTACTAAAGATGACTTTGCACTGTCTCATCCCGGTGGAACTTTAGGGCGTAAGCTACTCTTAAAAGTCAGTGACGTAATGCATAAAGACAATGAGCTGCCGCTGGTAAAGCATGATATCTGTATTACCGATGCGCTTTACGAAATATCTAAAAAAGGCTTAGGCATGACTGCCATTGTCGATGAGAAAAGCACTTTAGTCGGTATATTCACCGACGGCGACTTACGCCGAGTGATTGATGCAGAAGTTAACTTACGTACCACCCCCATTGCTGAAGTTATGTCTAAAGGCTGTGTCACCATTACTGATAATGTACTTGCAGCAGAAGCATTAAAAGTGATGGAAGAGAAAAACATTAATGGTTTGATAGTCATCAATTCACAGCAACAACCTGTCGGTGCACTTAACATGCTCGACATGGTGAAAGCAGGAGTTATTTAA
- the mlaD gene encoding outer membrane lipid asymmetry maintenance protein MlaD — protein sequence MLTRKIEVLVGLFLLSGLAAFLILVFNVANVEVKTGDSSYSLHAKFSNIGGLKVRSPVKVGGVVVGRVSAITLDPERLVPIVTLSMDKRYQYFPETSTLSILTSGLLGEQFLGLAPGFMDDDVEMLADGDSIDDTHSALVLEELIGQFLYSAGSKD from the coding sequence ATGTTGACACGGAAGATTGAGGTGTTAGTCGGCCTATTTTTATTGTCTGGATTGGCAGCGTTTTTAATATTAGTTTTCAATGTTGCCAATGTAGAAGTAAAAACGGGTGACAGTAGTTATTCCCTCCACGCCAAATTCAGCAATATTGGCGGTTTGAAAGTGCGTTCTCCAGTGAAGGTAGGTGGCGTGGTGGTTGGCCGAGTTAGTGCCATCACTTTGGACCCAGAAAGATTGGTCCCTATCGTTACGCTCTCGATGGATAAGCGCTATCAGTATTTCCCAGAAACGAGCACGTTATCGATCTTAACATCCGGCTTATTAGGCGAGCAGTTTTTAGGGCTGGCCCCAGGTTTTATGGATGACGATGTTGAGATGTTAGCCGATGGTGACAGTATTGACGATACCCATTCGGCATTGGTATTAGAAGAGCTGATTGGCCAGTTCTTATATAGTGCAGGTTCAAAAGATTAG
- a CDS encoding MlaC/ttg2D family ABC transporter substrate-binding protein, whose translation MLNKFCRGLMLVTVAFMSLSVQAADTENSTDVEIDKTNPYTMVEAVSKKTFARFNLDRQLIADNPEHLKVIVTEELMPYIDYKYASYKVLGQYLRDTTKDERTRFVEAFRGYLVSTYAQAFTEYTDQTVKFNPAKDFSGEKMVNVNVRIIEKGRPEIKLQFRARRLKDDTWKAFDLVAEGVSLLSSKQSEVTNLVRQKGIEAVIEMLIERTATHIDLNPSEQAN comes from the coding sequence ATGTTGAATAAATTTTGTCGCGGATTGATGCTGGTTACAGTGGCGTTTATGAGTCTTAGCGTGCAAGCGGCTGATACCGAAAATAGTACCGATGTTGAGATAGATAAAACGAACCCTTATACAATGGTTGAGGCTGTTTCTAAAAAAACATTTGCGCGCTTTAACCTAGATAGGCAGTTGATTGCTGATAATCCTGAGCATTTAAAGGTTATTGTTACCGAAGAGTTGATGCCGTATATCGATTATAAATACGCCTCTTATAAAGTGTTGGGTCAGTACTTACGTGACACTACAAAAGATGAACGTACTCGCTTTGTTGAGGCTTTTAGAGGTTATTTAGTTTCAACGTATGCACAAGCGTTTACTGAATATACAGATCAAACGGTTAAATTTAATCCTGCTAAAGATTTTTCCGGCGAGAAGATGGTCAACGTTAATGTTAGGATCATCGAGAAAGGGCGCCCTGAAATCAAGTTACAGTTTAGAGCTCGGCGTTTAAAAGATGATACTTGGAAAGCATTTGATCTTGTTGCCGAAGGTGTTAGCTTATTATCTTCAAAGCAATCAGAGGTCACTAACTTGGTTCGTCAAAAAGGCATCGAAGCAGTGATCGAGATGCTCATTGAGCGCACAGCGACTCATATTGATTTAAACCCGAGTGAGCAGGCCAACTAG
- a CDS encoding STAS domain-containing protein produces MASFQQQGIICAISGRLDQDAVISLWNDRRCLLDVDTAFLQLSDIEYCDSAGVAFLLELVSVFAAKGASLKLISASEQLKKFIVLYDLNDFFYEEAQ; encoded by the coding sequence GTGGCAAGCTTTCAACAGCAAGGTATTATTTGTGCGATTAGCGGCCGCTTAGATCAAGATGCCGTAATCAGTCTATGGAATGACAGACGTTGCTTATTGGATGTCGACACTGCTTTTTTACAGTTATCGGACATTGAATATTGTGACAGTGCTGGAGTGGCATTTTTACTCGAATTAGTCAGTGTTTTTGCCGCAAAAGGTGCTAGCTTGAAGTTGATTTCAGCTTCAGAGCAGCTTAAGAAATTTATCGTATTATATGATTTAAACGACTTCTTTTATGAAGAAGCACAGTAA
- a CDS encoding calcium/sodium antiporter encodes MLFNIFLLVAGLSALVWSADKFVYGAAAFARNLGLPPMLIGLTIVAMGSSAPEMFVAATASMEGMTDTAIGNVLGSNIANITLILGITALLGAISVSSQTLKREIPLMLAATVIVGYFLYDGFLTRIEGVSLLVLFFALMGYLIWHGLTNNNRDALAIDADNEVPSNVPTKKAIFWLVIGMVLLPLSADWMVQGAVGIAKAYHLSDLVIGLTIIAVGTSLPELAACIAGVLKKEDDLAIGNIVGSNLFNILAVLAIPGIIAPGAVDAAASTRDFYMVLATSSALAILILLSGRARQLKPWHGVVLLITFVAYQALLFLS; translated from the coding sequence ATGTTATTTAATATATTTTTGTTAGTGGCTGGCTTAAGTGCTTTAGTCTGGAGCGCAGATAAGTTTGTATACGGTGCGGCAGCTTTTGCACGCAACTTAGGCCTTCCACCAATGTTAATAGGCTTAACCATTGTGGCTATGGGCAGCTCTGCACCAGAAATGTTTGTTGCCGCCACCGCGTCAATGGAAGGCATGACAGATACAGCCATTGGTAACGTGCTCGGTTCCAATATAGCTAACATCACACTCATTCTAGGTATTACAGCGTTACTCGGGGCTATTTCCGTCAGTTCACAAACGCTGAAACGTGAAATCCCTTTAATGTTAGCCGCCACCGTCATTGTGGGTTATTTTTTATATGACGGCTTTTTAACCCGAATTGAAGGCGTGTCTCTTTTAGTGCTCTTTTTCGCATTAATGGGCTACCTAATTTGGCATGGTCTGACGAATAATAATCGCGATGCGTTAGCCATTGATGCCGATAATGAGGTTCCCTCAAATGTCCCCACCAAGAAAGCGATTTTTTGGCTTGTCATCGGCATGGTGTTGTTACCTCTTTCAGCCGATTGGATGGTTCAAGGTGCTGTAGGCATTGCTAAGGCTTATCACCTTTCTGACTTAGTCATCGGACTGACGATTATTGCCGTGGGTACCAGTCTTCCTGAGCTTGCAGCCTGTATTGCTGGCGTGTTGAAAAAAGAGGATGATTTAGCCATCGGTAATATTGTGGGTTCAAACTTATTTAATATTTTAGCGGTACTTGCCATACCCGGCATTATCGCGCCAGGTGCCGTCGATGCCGCGGCAAGCACGAGAGATTTCTACATGGTACTTGCAACGAGCAGTGCGCTTGCAATACTGATATTATTGAGCGGACGCGCTAGGCAACTAAAGCCTTGGCATGGCGTTGTTCTACTCATTACATTTGTCGCGTATCAAGCGTTACTTTTCCTATCTTAA
- the mlaE gene encoding lipid asymmetry maintenance ABC transporter permease subunit MlaE — MGLINQIAKLGRGAIDLVVGLGQAGLMLWGAIAHRPRFRKGTPLLIKQLYVVGVQSMVIILVSGLFIGMVLALQGYNILVGFGTEESLGPMVALSLLRELGPVITALLFAGRAGSALTAELGLMKSTEQLSSLEMMAIDPLRQIIAPRFWAGVISLPLLALMFTAIGIYGGHVVGVEWKGIDSGAFWSILQSSVEWREDIVNCIIKSALFAVVVTWIALYRGYNVVPNPEGISRATTQTVVQSSLAVLALDFLLTAMMFGS, encoded by the coding sequence GTGGGCTTGATTAATCAAATCGCTAAGTTGGGTCGTGGTGCTATTGATTTAGTGGTTGGTCTTGGTCAAGCGGGACTGATGCTATGGGGTGCGATAGCGCATCGCCCAAGGTTTAGAAAAGGTACGCCGTTGCTCATCAAGCAATTGTATGTGGTTGGCGTGCAATCAATGGTGATTATTTTAGTATCGGGGCTCTTTATTGGCATGGTATTAGCGCTGCAAGGCTATAATATACTTGTTGGCTTTGGCACTGAAGAGAGCCTAGGACCCATGGTCGCCTTGAGCTTATTGCGTGAATTAGGTCCTGTAATTACCGCACTATTATTTGCCGGACGCGCGGGCTCAGCATTAACGGCTGAGCTTGGCCTAATGAAAAGCACTGAGCAGCTCTCGAGCCTGGAAATGATGGCTATTGATCCGCTACGGCAGATTATTGCACCGCGCTTTTGGGCGGGAGTGATAAGTTTACCTTTGTTAGCATTAATGTTTACCGCCATAGGTATTTACGGTGGTCATGTTGTTGGCGTTGAATGGAAAGGGATCGATAGTGGCGCCTTTTGGTCAATATTGCAGTCTTCAGTTGAATGGCGAGAGGACATTGTTAACTGTATTATAAAAAGTGCATTGTTTGCGGTGGTAGTGACTTGGATAGCACTTTATCGCGGTTATAATGTGGTACCTAATCCAGAAGGGATCAGCCGAGCAACAACCCAAACGGTAGTGCAGTCTAGCTTGGCGGTGTTGGCGTTAGATTTTTTGCTGACAGCGATGATGTTTGGCAGCTAG